A genome region from Methanobacterium subterraneum includes the following:
- a CDS encoding Lrp/AsnC family transcriptional regulator, protein MKENEKHNEIVGIDDVDREIINLFNQDGRMSYRKIAKRLDVSIGTVHNRMEKLTKNGVIQKFTPVIDHSKLGYNLTTIIGVRVKGGVLENWEDRTAYHKNVLCMYDVTGEFDAILVARFKDTSELDQFIKGLLKEPDVQRTYTQTVLNIVKEDLSSSKML, encoded by the coding sequence ATGAAAGAAAATGAAAAACATAATGAAATCGTGGGAATAGACGATGTAGACCGAGAAATTATTAATTTGTTCAACCAAGACGGTAGAATGTCTTATAGGAAAATAGCAAAGCGTCTCGATGTTTCCATTGGTACAGTGCATAATCGTATGGAAAAACTCACGAAAAACGGTGTAATCCAGAAATTCACACCAGTCATTGACCACAGCAAACTGGGTTACAACCTCACCACCATTATTGGAGTAAGAGTAAAGGGAGGGGTGCTGGAAAACTGGGAAGATCGCACTGCCTACCATAAAAACGTCCTCTGCATGTACGATGTTACTGGAGAATTCGATGCCATATTGGTTGCCCGATTCAAAGACACCAGCGAACTGGACCAGTTCATAAAAGGATTGCTCAAAGAACCTGATGTCCAGAGAACATACACCCAAACCGTACTTAACATTGTAAAAGAAGACCTAAGTTCAAGTAAAATGCTGTGA